Below is a genomic region from Henckelia pumila isolate YLH828 chromosome 3, ASM3356847v2, whole genome shotgun sequence.
TTGGAGTGTGCGCGACGTGAAAATGTCAAATgcaggcccaaataattttcaataaacGAAAGGGAGATGGCTACGTAAATAGCATTCCCATcaccaaaaaagaaaaagaaaaaaaaaaccccagCAAAATTCCCAAAATCTCATGCCATTTCATGTGAAATCATCTATTAAAAAACGAAGATGGTGGGTAAATTTCATTCCCATGTGTTGTTTCGGTCAATCGTAATTCTTATCCACATAGACTTCCCGAAGCTGAAAGGAGCATCCAGTGAAGATAAAGCGTGGGCTTTAATTTAGCAACGATAACAACAATAATGTAGTaaaacagagagagagagatggCTACTATGTTGGGCATCAGACTGCAGTATAGGCCAAGAAATCTAGCGGGCGTTCATTTTCCTTGCCTACCTGCATTTTCTTTCCCCTCTGTGCCTCAGTTTTCAGCGAGAATTAACGGATTCAAAGCATCTCGTCGGGTTTTGATTAGTGCTGGACTGCCATTTCTTTCGCAGTTCATGAGCATGTTTGGTAATCTTGGTTCCAAATCTTTCATTGCTTCGGCCAGGCAAAAGGGTGAGGTCGAAAAGGTCAGATTTTTAAAACGATCTCTTTAGAGTTCGTAAGTCTTTCTTGAATTGGGTTTTTTCTTTGCTTGGTTTTTGAGTTATCGAGTCTTGATTTTGTTTGAATTTTGTGGGATGATGCTGGTTGAGCTGTTAAAATTTTTCCCTTTTCTACCTCGGGCTTAGCTTGATCTGGAATTGCAATGGTGTATCCAGAAGGATATTTTCGGAAATTTTTTGACGTAATTTGAAGATACAGTGACCTAGAGAAACTCGAATTTTGCATGTAAAGTTCTCAAAACGACAAATTTTATCTTGGAAAAGGTTTGACATATGTTGTTTGTGATGGCAAGTAGAAACCGAGGAttttgaatttcagtcaatatgtattttttaagaGGTTATGCCATATGAAAGCTGAAAACATGCGATATTGGGAAGTTGAACGTCTAGTCTTCGTAGTATTTAGTGGTGCTCGTCTTCATGTTTGGTGACCATAATTGATCATGGTGCATCACTTTCTTTCAATTTAGGTGTTGGAGAATGTGGAATGGCCAGAGCAATTTCCCTTCAAGGAAGAGGATTTCCAGCGCTTCGATGAGTAAAGTCTCTAGCAATCTTTTTGGTTTCTTGTATCACACTTTGAACACTATTTCGAGTTCATATCCACTGTTTTATTTGCATGATTCGTGCAACATGTAATGAAGAAAGCTTGTGTTTTCCAGGTCACCAGATACCGCTTTCTATGAAAATCCACGTTTTGTGACTCATATTGACGATCCGGCCATCGCTGCTCTCACCAAGTACTACTCGACGGCTTTTCCGCCGAGTGATACTCCGGGGGTAGCTGTTCTTGACATGTGCAGCAGTTGGGTCAGTCATATCTTGCCATAAACTTCACTCTCTTTACTAGAAGCATTGCACCACCGAAACGCGATTCTTATGTTTAATCTAGGTCAGTCATTATCCTAAAGGATATAAGCAATCCAGGATAGTGGGAATGGGACTGAATGAAGAAGAGCTAAAGAAAAATCCAGTGAGCTCCGTTTCACAGATTCTTGCAGTTGAATTTATACAGTTCATCTAGTTATATACTGATTACACGCATATTCGCTTGGTTCTCGTGTTTCATACCAATCAAAGAATTCACTTGCTTCCATCGGTATCTCTGTAGGTCTTGACAGAGTATATCGTGCAAGATTTAAATGTCAATCCTAAACTCCCCTTCGAAGAAAACGCCTTCGATGTTATCACAAATGTGGTATGTTTTATTTACATGTAAACCCAATATGATTTGATCCATGCTACATCGGAAGAAACAATGTTTTAGAGTTTAGTCATTGGATGCATCAATATATGTGCGAGTAGTGAGTACTATATGAAACACACATGGTACCTATACCTTCAAGGCAGAAAGTGATTCGCCTACTCTTACGTTTCAAGCTCTTTAACCGATTTTTGTGTCATAGGTTAGTGTTGACTACCTTACAAAACCTCTAGATGTTTTCAAGGAGATGTCCCGGATCCTTAAACCAGGCGGGCTTGCCATTATGAGGTGAGAGCAATTGATTTTATGAAAGTACATGAGAACAACACTTTAGTAGTAAGAAATTCTTGATACTGTTAAAGCTGAGTTTTATAGGGCTGTTATTGTTTGTGGTTATTTCAATATGTCTTATCATGTCAAATACATTGAACTTTCAACCTTCTCTATGTGATTTTCGTCTAACTTTATGTATTATTCTTGCACCGTAAGCTTCTCGAATCGCTGTTTCTGGACTAAGGCAATCTCAATATGGACATCAACTGGAGATGCTGAACATGCAATGATAGTTGGTGCTTATTTCCATTATGCAGGAGGTTTTGAGCCACCTAAGGTAATGTTTCTTTAAATTCTGGTCTCACTGATTCAAGAATACAGTAATTTATGGCGTTTTTTAGGATTTAACACAATGGTCTTTGTTCAGGAGAACATGATCTTTCTACCATTGACGTTGTTTCAATAGTTATTACACTCATTCTGTTCAGGTAAACAATGATAATGTCATTCTAATGTAAAAATCTTTTCAGGCTGTGGATATATCTCCGAATCCTGGTCGAACAGATCCAATGTACGTAGTGTACTCAAGAAAACTAGCAAGTGCCTGATGTTGTATACCAAATAAGTTTTTGAGTAAGCTGGCTGGTGAGTGTATGTAAACATCTACACATAAATGGCGATAAAGATATCATTTTTCGACTTCGATTGTTTCCATGGAAAAGTGACTGCAATAACTTATATAGAATATGAACATGTAATGGAGGCTCCACCCTTacaattttcttttccttttatgGTCTCCATTAAAGTTCCATACTTGCATCACAAAACAAACTACAAAGAATACATACAAAGCccataaagaaaaaaaaaggtacTGAAAAGCTACTAAAAACAAGTTCTAAAGAGTGGAGATCTTTGTCTGGACACACCTTTTATTAAGCCCAGCCCTGTTTGTATCGGCGAAAAAGTTCTTCGGTTTGCGCGTTCTTGTATGCACTGCAAGCTATGAGATAAACCCATATCAGAATCACCACTGTGATTATTAGTATAATGTTCACTGTCCTCCATTCATGTCTCAAGTTCCCTAGCAAGCCAGCTTTGCAAGAATCACAGTTGTAGCACAATTGGCTGGAATCGTTGTTCCAAATAGTGCAGTCGGCTGCTGCAGCCGCGTTCGATGGCCCGATCCATGTGACGGGGTTCGAGTATTGGAAACCGCAAACCATTGGAGGCTTACAGCACCCAGACTGCAGTGAGAAAGAAAATACACAAGTTATGTGTGGATCTACTTCTCTTAGTCTTGGTACTTAAAGTGAAATCAAGAAATATGACTTAGGATTTACATCATTAGCGCATCTGGGATACCTTTATGTGtaaattcagaaaattttaCTAACAATTCTTATAAACAAATTGCCAACTCTTGTCGGTCGCTAATCAAAAGTGGAAACAAGAATAGTGTCATAGATGGCAGCAATAATTAATTAGCTAAAAAATGCCTAAGAAGTAAGAACAAACAAGATTACAGGCTGGAATTCGATCCCATAATCAAAGTCCAATCATATTAAGAAAGGACCGAAAAAAGGGACTCCATAATTAAGAGAATGTGGCCCCAAAAAAACAGAGAATTTTCTCCGAAGCTTCACAGAGTAAATACAGACAAGTATGGACTACTTACTTGACAGCCTATATTTCAAATTCTCTTCTGGTTTAATCGTTAAAAAAAGCTAATATTATACAGATTTTGTATTTGAACAAACTCCAAGAAAACTCAAGAACTCTTTTTTACCTCAATAGGAGAGAGATGGGCAGCAAAGAAATCAGCAGCAGAAACATACTCTTGGGCAAGCTTAGGGCATGTTTGGGTGTCCACCAAACAAGCCCTTATCTTCCCCCAGTTATCGCTCCCGGTAACATGATCCCTCAGCCAAGAAGAGAAGCCCTCCAGCCTGTACTCCCGGAACCCCACACCGGGCACGGAGTACGCGCCGTCGGGGCGCGTGACGATGAAAGCCAACACGATCAGCACGAGAAGCACCACGATGAGTATAGCCATGCACACCAAGTACACCCCCAGAAGCCCTTCCTTCTTCCAGTACGCCCCCACGAACCCTGTGAGGGACACCAGCAAGAACGCGATCCCGATGAAGATCAGCGGCCACCGGAGCCAGTGGATGCACTCGTTGTCCGGCTTGGAAGCCAGCCATATGCCGGAGGCGATTATAGGGATGGAGCACATCAAGGCCACGAAGTTGAGGATTGCTGTGATGTTGTTGCTCAATGCCATGATTTTCCTTTGGCGCTGCGGGGTGTGAGGGAAAGTGGGTGGGGTTCGGATTTACACTGGCAAAGATCGAATCTTTCTTGTTTTGGGAGACTGTGTGCGGTGCGTGGGTGTGTGTGCTTCTGATGTTCCCGACAAAGGTAGGCGAGTGGCAGAGGTTCAGAGTGATGAAACAAAGGAAGTAAAGAAAGAGGGGAAATGCGAAATTATGGGACAAAAGTTTTCGAGATAAAGATATGTCGTGTAATCAAAGTCAAATGTGTAGAAAAACAAAGAAACTGATAATATTACATGTTATTTGGGAGTGCGAACGAACTGAGTCGATTTATGAGTtttacgagcccgctcgataaaCATATTCGAACTTTTTTCGAGCTGAGTTCGAGTCAAAATTATTCTGTttgatagttcgcgaatagttcgcgatctttaatatttaattaatataatataattatataataaatatatatatatttcgaacttTTTTGAACTTTTCGAGCTTTTCAAAACATAATATCCGAGCAATAGGTTCGAATGTTTCGAGCtaaactcgaactcgaacttcatttcgagcggAGTTCGAGCCAAATTCTCGATCTTCGAATCGAGCTCAAACTCgtatatactcttatcgagccgaatttgagccttaaaattttactatTATTCGTCTCGATTcgattcgtttgcacccctacatGTCACATAATTTTGTGATACCATCTTTTGACTCGATTCTTGAAATTATGATACgtattttctatttttcttgTGTGGGGGAGAGAAGAGTATAATAGTAAAATTTCAATTATATCACGCTTACCATCCACTAATCATATGGCTGAGAGTAGGGAGAGATTTTTCATCTAGCCCACGTATAATAGCATTATGAGTCAAGAGATGATGTTggattaacaaaaaaaaaaagagagaaatatGAGACGAGTAAAAATTTGTGGTTCATCCCtcttttatctaatatatatcaaattatACCCAAAATATTACTTTTCCTGTCCCATATATATTGTCCTTTTTTTCACACatattaagaaaaaattattataaaagtaaattttatatacacttcctattttatccctatttaatgtattaaaaaatgattgcacaattttcaacgTGTAGTTAATAGGtgtatattagtaaagaagtgtaaaaaaaatattactaaatatgatatatgactatatatttggggcAAACAAAAAAGGAAACGTGAACAATATAATTGGGATGGAGGGAGTATGTTTcactataaatatatattgtgTCAATTGGGTAGGTCGAGTCGGGTTGATCAAGGcattagtaaaaaaaatttcaacccgaACCGAACTTGATTAAGTCGTTTCACCCGATCAACacgatttaatttttaatttttttatttttagcaaaataattaaataaaatttaaaaaatacaataataataataataataataataataataataataataataatattattattattattaatttaaatacataataacaaaatctcgatcatgtataatttaaatttgaatatttaatttataaaaaatatactcataaaaacaattttttaaaaagtcaAACTTTACAAAATGAATATTAAATGAAAGAAAATTTATTATAtccatatataataaaaaatatttttaaaacattgaatatataaatattagtcAATCTTTCTTAAttctatataaaaattaatataataaatttcggGTCATTTCAGGTTGATCTGAACAAAATTACCTTTTTCTGGTCAGATTTTGAATCCAACCCGATCTGACTCGAAGCTGAAAACCCTAAACCATAATTCGATATTTTTTGGGTTGGTTCATATTGAATTGACGGATCAAATTCATTTTTGACACCTCTAAATCGAAAAATCATCATTGTCGATTCTGTTTTGACTCCTTCAAGTGGTTCTCATGCTCATAAAATTCTCCTTAGTTGCAAGAAATGACTAGTTTCTGAAAATTACAACAATATGCATGGatgaaattttaatcatttctaTTATCTAATTAATTATAACTTTGTCAAGAGTGTATTGAAAATTAAACATTCGATAAAGTGTATTTGTCACTAATCTtcgtttaaaaatattttttttaaggacGACAATGAGTCGAATTTggataaaattttatatcacTGTTCCCATCTTCATTTATTATATTCACCTCATCCACGTTGAATATTCAACTTTCATCTGCTTCTCCATACACATCATATGATGGATACCCTGTCCTACCCAAATATCTTATTATCACAAacaattgtatttttttaaaaaaatttgattatatatggCCACATAATAGCAGAGGAAAAGTGTTTGTATGGGCGTTTTGAAGGCTTTGAATTCAGGCTGGACAAGTTGGATTATGGAGTTCGATGAACTCACAGACATCCAAGGCTTCCAAGCCATTCGACTCGAAGGCCTAACCCttcctgtttttttttttttaaaaaaatatttgacatTGGTTAACCCATTTATTTAAAACAAAACCTCCCCCAATTAATTATATTTCAAATACGCTTGAGCcctatttttctgaaaaattgatGAGTCCAATTTTTTCCCAAGTTATGGTCGTGCAAAATCCAGCGACGAGGAGTTTTGGCGGTGAGGATCAACAGTGCTTAGAAATATTGGAAGCTGATTCGATCACCAACCGGCCCCTACTTGATCTGCATTTTTTTTTGGAGAAGAATGGAGTGTTGGGTTCCCATATTCGATATATTCTTCAACTCCCCATGCCCCGAGACTGAGGCCTCACTATGGCTGCAAAAATCTTGCAACCGTTCATCAAACACTAGTCCCATTTCCACCTCCTCTTTCGTTTCCTTGCTAAAAAAACCCACAGGAGCTCATTTTTCTGTTTCTTCTGCTCCAAATCAAGATAAAAGGTAAAACCCACTTGAATTCTTGATGTTTTGTGTAGATTTTGTGAATATGTGTGTTGAAAGTGTCGATTTTTATCGGTTCATGAGCAGGGTTATGTGGATACAAACACTGCCTGATTTAGTTCAGGCCCGAATATTGTCGTTTCTTGCATATGATTGTCAGAGGTTCTGCAATAAGAACTTGTGTAGATTTTTGGGTGAAGAAAGCTGCAGAAAAGCTTCTTGACCTGGTGTCTGTGTCTAATTATAGATGGATTTCTCATTTGAATTTGGATTCTGAAGAAGAACATTTGGAGGACGAGTTTCAATCGGTGCCGGATTGGCTCAGGGATGTTGCTAAAGAAAATCAGCCATTGTTTTCTTGGCTACCTGTTTCACCGGATGAGTTAAATCTGAAAACAACCTCTAGTGTCTGGTGGTAGTGAAGATGAACCATCCATTGGTGTGGAGGAGGAAAAGAAAGAGGAAGATTTGGATGAGGTGGTGGAAGAATCTGATGCAGAGGGAATGACATTTGATGAGCCTCTAGATCAAGAACGACTTGTAAATGTGGATTCTAATGCGAAGGCTACGGAATTGGCTGAGGAAATTCATGAACGTCGGAAATGTAGGAAACACTTTGGCCGTTCTAAATTTGATTGAACCGCGGTAATGATCAGGCTTCATGGAAAGTACCATAGGGTAAAATtatgattgaaaaaaaaaatagcaatTTTGATGCTATGCGGGACATGAAACATTGAAGAGGATATAATTTCTATTTCAGTGCAAGCTTCGTGCATTGCCATCAGCATCTTTTCTACACTCAAAAGTAAGAGGCTAATGTATTATGATGCCATGTCAGCTCCATCAGAAATTGTAGAGTGACCAATAAATATGGGATCCAGTGTTCGAGTTTGAACCTTTCCCTTGGGTTTATGGCGTACTATCAGTATTTTCACTGACTGGGGATGCAAAGGAAGGGGTGGCCATTGTGAACAATGTGGTTCTTATTCACCAAAGGCTCTCCCACCTAATTAAAAGGCGCTACTATTTGTGTTTCGACTCTGGTCTTGAACCTGTGGTCTAATAAAATCTCTCTTCAGTTCCATGTACATCATGCCTGGACTTTTACTTTTATCAGCTAAGATTTGTGGAATACATATAGGAATTGGAAATCATTATTTATGCTCTGTACTGTTAGTTCATATTGAAATGAATCTGGAGACGTTTTTCACTGTTCTACAGAATTGGTTATGGAATATTTGCCTCTGACATCTCAAGGAGAAAAACATTAACAAATTGTTCTGCAGACACTCAGATACGAAATTAAGCATTGAATGCTGTTAGCAAATCTTAAGGCACCTAGAGAGTTAATCATACTCAAACTTCACGCCTTAAACACACAAACATTGACTTTATTAAGGTTAAAGTAAGGAAGCAGAGTACAGCAGCTTCACTTGAACTTTGACGCACACAAGatgaaaaagagaaaaaaaaaaaaaaaagaaagaaagaaaaggtAACTGAGAGAAAGGGTGACACAACACACGGGGTGACATAACAGTTACATAGATGCACAGAAGAAGAAATTTTATCAGTTCTCTGTGGTGAGAACGGTTTGACGTCCATTGACCAAATCCTTCAGGGACTGAAACCGAAGACCTTTGTCTCCAAACTTGGTTTTCATATAAAGATTCAGATAATCTTGGAAGCAGATGTGATTGGGAAGTAATAGCTTTGGTGCCGGAGAAATTATCGCATCTCCTGCAGGGTTGTAGAAGGTAGCAATGGAGAGCCGGTTACCATCCTTCATGGCCATAACTCGGTGTGTAACACTCTTGTATACTCCATTGCTTAATATTTCGATCTGATCTCCAATATTAACAAATATCTTGTTGTGCTTGGAAGGCGGGATTTTCACCCATTTCCCATCTTTGAAGAATTCGAGACCGGGGACTTGGTCATCTTGGAGCAAGAGAATTATACCCCCAGCATCTGTATGCTCTCGAAGGCCTCTAATAAGTTCGGGGCGTGGACATTGAGGGTATATTGCTGCTTTTGTTCCCACAGAAGGACCTTGACTTCCTGAAAATGCCTCCATAATGTGATTCTTCTCTATTCCCAGGTTCTCACACATCAACTCTGAAAGCTTTTCCGCAAGCTTAATTAGCTGATCGGTGTATTCTTCCATTGTTTTGCTGCatataaattgcaattattttCCAGATGACACTCGAGATGGTAGTAAAATTTCAGTAAAGTTAGATGTTATCTCTATCTTGTTTTCTCCTTGAGAAGATCTTGAATATTCATTTGCTAATTTTAAATGACTCACCTGAGGTCTATTGAGAGGCCGGGAAGCTCGTGGATGTTAGAACTTGGTCGATGCTTTATGAAGAAGGTGCTCTCCCAATCTTTTTCCTTGATAAATCCATTGCTTTCCAATCTCGCTGCCATTTCCGAGATCTCAAAAGCatctttcatattgtttttataatGCAGATTCATCAAGTGCTTCACTCCCTCCATGAGCTCTTTATCAACTCCATGGTTATCAACCTGCAGGTAGCAAACACCTTAAGTTTGAAAGAAAATGCATGAATACTCAATGAAGATAACATGTAAATCATTTCCATTACCATAAAGAAACCCCATTTCTCACAAGCCTCGTGGAGAAGTGCCATTGTTTCACTTCTCTTCTCACTGTCGAGGTCGTTGAGGTCAATCACAGGAATATCCATCTCCTTCCTTTGTTGTTTTAAAATCAGAGAATGGATGTCTTCTTCTAAATGTGATTCTGAATGAGTTAAATGTTCTAACTTGGAGGAATATATATAGGGCATCAACACAGGAGTAGTAGGCATTTTTTTATAGGTCAATATCTAAAGGTAATCTATGTAATAAGCGTACATATCTCGATGTAACGGAGAAAGAAACCATTTTTATATTACGACAGTTGATTCTAAGGAATGGTAGTTAAAACCTTACTGAAAGGAGAGTTATTTGGATGCATTGGGAAGATCAAAACAGTTAAAAATAAGTCCATGTTCAGATCACCACCCCCTCCATGTGATTTTAGTTGATTTTCAATTATTTGACTTGCAAACAAATCTATCGTTTGCCTGCCATAGATCTTTGCTTGTAGGATGTCTTTGCTTTCAGAAGTGGCGTACATGGAGTCCGGACGACATAAAGTACAAGTACAAAATCTTGTTAATTCGAAAAATGTAAGTTCCCATCTCCTAAAATGCGCAGCGAAATGAGTCAGGGTAGCATTATAATGTGCTTGGGCTCAAAATATACAGagtttcaatttttttctaaataacCATCCGGTGGATAATAGTCGTTGGATGACTTCAACGTACATGGGCTCCACCGGAAATGTTCATACGATCCAACGATGAAGACCACACCACGAGATTATCGAACATAATCTTGCTGCATGCACTCTTATTATCCCTGCTC
It encodes:
- the LOC140887466 gene encoding 1-aminocyclopropane-1-carboxylate oxidase 1 — protein: MPTTPVLMPYIYSSKLEHLTHSESHLEEDIHSLILKQQRKEMDIPVIDLNDLDSEKRSETMALLHEACEKWGFFMVDNHGVDKELMEGVKHLMNLHYKNNMKDAFEISEMAARLESNGFIKEKDWESTFFIKHRPSSNIHELPGLSIDLSKTMEEYTDQLIKLAEKLSELMCENLGIEKNHIMEAFSGSQGPSVGTKAAIYPQCPRPELIRGLREHTDAGGIILLLQDDQVPGLEFFKDGKWVKIPPSKHNKIFVNIGDQIEILSNGVYKSVTHRVMAMKDGNRLSIATFYNPAGDAIISPAPKLLLPNHICFQDYLNLYMKTKFGDKGLRFQSLKDLVNGRQTVLTTEN
- the LOC140887998 gene encoding uncharacterized protein, with product MATMLGIRLQYRPRNLAGVHFPCLPAFSFPSVPQFSARINGFKASRRVLISAGLPFLSQFMSMFGNLGSKSFIASARQKGEVEKVLENVEWPEQFPFKEEDFQRFDESPDTAFYENPRFVTHIDDPAIAALTKYYSTAFPPSDTPGVAVLDMCSSWVSHYPKGYKQSRIVGMGLNEEELKKNPVLTEYIVQDLNVNPKLPFEENAFDVITNVVSVDYLTKPLDVFKEMSRILKPGGLAIMSFSNRCFWTKAISIWTSTGDAEHAMIVGAYFHYAGGFEPPKAVDISPNPGRTDPMYVVYSRKLASA
- the LOC140887999 gene encoding tetraspanin-2 — translated: MALSNNITAILNFVALMCSIPIIASGIWLASKPDNECIHWLRWPLIFIGIAFLLVSLTGFVGAYWKKEGLLGVYLVCMAILIVVLLVLIVLAFIVTRPDGAYSVPGVGFREYRLEGFSSWLRDHVTGSDNWGKIRACLVDTQTCPKLAQEYVSAADFFAAHLSPIESGCCKPPMVCGFQYSNPVTWIGPSNAAAAADCTIWNNDSSQLCYNCDSCKAGLLGNLRHEWRTVNIILIITVVILIWVYLIACSAYKNAQTEELFRRYKQGWA